A part of Gammaproteobacteria bacterium genomic DNA contains:
- a CDS encoding NADH-quinone oxidoreductase subunit H gives MDHLLSVWAWSLAVLQALLVLAAAPLLVGWVRRVKARLQNRKGPPLTQPYRELAKLLTKEALVAHTASPVFRAAPYIVFGATWIAAATLPSLATGLPSAAVADVVVLAGFLALARFFLALAGLDVGTAFGGMGSSREMMIAALAEPAMLTAVFTITMTAHTTNLSGVMEQLLGAPLALRPSILFALGALALVAIAETGRIPIDNPATHLELTMVHEAMILEYSGRHLALMEWAAQLKLLLYGTLIANVFFPWGVATALKPSTLAFAALALAGKLAVLGALLALAETTLAKMRLFRAPLFLNLAFLLALLGMFSHVILEVGA, from the coding sequence GTGGATCATCTCCTGAGCGTCTGGGCCTGGTCGCTCGCGGTGCTGCAGGCGCTCCTGGTGCTCGCGGCGGCCCCGCTCCTCGTCGGCTGGGTGCGGCGGGTGAAGGCGCGCCTGCAGAACCGCAAGGGTCCCCCGCTGACGCAGCCCTACCGGGAGCTCGCGAAACTGCTCACGAAGGAGGCCCTGGTCGCCCACACGGCGTCGCCCGTGTTCCGGGCCGCGCCCTACATCGTGTTCGGGGCAACCTGGATCGCCGCCGCCACGCTGCCCTCGCTCGCCACCGGCCTGCCGAGCGCGGCGGTGGCCGACGTGGTGGTGCTGGCCGGCTTCCTCGCCCTGGCGCGGTTCTTCCTGGCGCTCGCGGGGCTCGACGTGGGCACCGCCTTCGGCGGCATGGGCTCCTCGCGGGAGATGATGATCGCGGCGCTCGCCGAGCCCGCCATGCTGACCGCCGTCTTCACCATCACCATGACGGCGCACACGACCAACCTCTCGGGGGTCATGGAGCAGCTGCTCGGCGCGCCGCTCGCCCTGCGGCCCTCGATCCTCTTCGCCCTCGGGGCGCTCGCGCTGGTGGCCATCGCGGAGACCGGCCGCATCCCCATCGACAACCCCGCGACCCACCTCGAGCTCACGATGGTCCACGAGGCCATGATCCTCGAGTACAGCGGGCGCCACCTGGCGCTCATGGAGTGGGCCGCCCAGCTGAAGCTCCTGCTCTACGGCACCCTGATCGCGAACGTCTTCTTCCCCTGGGGCGTCGCCACCGCGCTGAAGCCCTCCACGCTCGCCTTCGCGGCGCTGGCCCTCGCCGGCAAGCTCGCCGTCCTCGGGGCCCTGCTCGCCCTCGCCGAGACCACGCTCGCCAAGATGCGGCTCTTCCGCGCCCCGCTGTTCCTCAACCTCGCCTTCCTGCTGGCCCTGCTCGGCATGTTCAGCCACGTGATCCTCGAGGTGGGGGCCTAG